The window tttatttttaaaaattacacagTTATCAgtgtttttattgaataattaataatttcccagaaaattttaaaatagccTGCTAATGACTTGACGATAAGTCGTGtgtccaataatattatttttatttatttttttgaaaaccaATGAGTCACTTTAGCTGATAATAATaggaagataaaaattatagaaatttgaaaatataaaataaaacatagaAAATAGTAGTTGATATAATGacaagttattaattttttttaaaactcaatttttggtaattttattttcagacaATCAATGGAACACTTGTACCAAAAAGAAATCAAACTTATTATTACACTTTAACACCCAATTTATCAGTAagtattaacaatttatattatcaaatgtcTAAAATTCcacgtaatttttttcgtttcattttaaataattcatttttaaattcattttcaggCAATTAATGGAACAtttgaaccaaaaaaaaatcaaacttaTTATTTCACAGTAACACGCAATATTTTAGTGagtattacaaatttatattatcaaatgacTAATTGTTGATTACAAGATCTTacatcttgttttattttataaaatttatttttaaaatttacacattTATCAGTGtttttactaaataattaataatttcccagaaaattttaaaatagccTGCTAATGACTTGACGATAAGTCGTGTGTccaatactattatttttttttttatttatttttttaaaaacaaatgagcCACTTtagctgataataataaaaattatttattaatttaaatacaatttttatagtcGTTTAGTTTAtaagtcaattaaatttacaaaaattagaaaaaactaatcgataaacaataaaacaatgacaaaaaaatataaatgatctTGAACAATCAAATGATGACATTGacagtaaattataaaaataatattaaaagtattgttattaaatttttaatgtttttatttttttcttgcaagTCTGCTGAACCAGATACAACAACTGCCCAGCCTCAATCAACTCCAAGTTTTGGTAGATACCAAgtagaaaataacaaaaccgACGATGATGAATATAACGAGAAAAAAGCTATAATGGaggtttgaaaaattttagatttattttttaattttttttaaataataaaattaaaatttttatatgtattttattattttagaaacgTCTGGAATCCTTGTTAGAACGTAGTCAATTTCCTAAGTTCATGAATGATCCATATGGCTATAATAACACCTCAAATGATACGAAAGACgtaagttatttattaattttttttcttttgataataaGCTGTATTTCAAactgtaattaaaatattaaaaattatatttttatagaaattcaAGCCAGAAATTACACTCGAACATCGTATTGAATTCGAACCACAagaaacaacaacagcaactcCAGATTTTAGCGATAACCAAATGTTGAACGAAACAATCAATTCAACTGGAAAAGTATGTAACTTGTTTaagaaaaaacttaaaaaatttttatataaattaaattaaaaaatatgtcacaataaaatagcaataattaaaattaattatcaacgaaaaacaagtattaatgttaatttttgtttcagcAATACCCAAATAAATTCCAAGTTTTATTTGATCTTTGGTTGCTTGATTCTGGAAACGGTGAtgtaagtatatttattttaactttgatattttaaaatatttattaaatctatttttttttttcgttatttagAACATGGGCAAGGTTGATTGGAATAATCTTTCAATGAGTGAAATACCTGAGATAATATATGACGATTATACACttgttcaaaaaaaacaaacaatctTAAACACATTTAATGTTTtgagtaaatttattgaacaatATGTGAGCACTGATCAACCAGGTTCTGGATCATTATTAAGATTTTTCAATGGAAGTACCACAATGCAAGATCTCGTTATGATTGCCAATGTAACAGATTTTATTCAGCTCAATGGAACAACTGACGAAACTACTTCCATAACCAACTCAGTATGttgtttgttgatttaaaagattttaaaacttttcataattataaacttgttttttctttttgttttttcattgtagGATCAAAAAGAAATGGAAAAACATGGACAGAAAGTATTTCGTAAAATATACACTTACACTGAAGAAGAAATAAcaacacaataataaattttaagtttttaattcaactaaatttataatacataaatttaaatatataaaataaaaagaaacaaacAATGGGGCAAAACGGTGGGCAACGtcccaaaacaaaaatttatcaattcataaatgtaattaaaagTAGTAGTAAATAAAGAttcataattaaacaatagtaaaattaattattactatgattttttatatgccTGGCTAGTGGGtactggtggtggtggaaCATCTGGTATTTTATCATGTTTCTGTTGAGCTTGTATTACATGATTATTCTTCTgtttattaacattatcacCATAATTTCTTGATGACAATGAAGCATCATCAAGAAAGGGCTGTTGTTCAATTGCCATTTGTTCTGGATAAATTGTATTtctttgttgatgataatcaaCATAATAATTACCTGGTGATGTAAATACCGATGGCATTTGTTGATATGGATTATATCCATAATAATATGGATCATAATATGTTGAACGATAAtttggataaaaatttaatggtatttgttctttttttgttttcttttcttcaatattatttggtttgtttttacattcaactttgacatcatcattaatactttctttgttattattatcagtattatCATTAGATGTTGATTGATTTTGTTCATTTGaaactttttcttcttctgatgatgatggtgataatgatgatgcatcttgttgttgaatatcaattttttcagcaTTTGGATTATCAGTTACAAATTGTGTTTGTACTGCTCTTGGTTGTGGTGGTGATTCTGGTCCAGGAAATGGATTTCCATAACCACCATATGTTGTATAAGTTGGCTCATAACTTGGATTAATTggtgaataataaaatggtGGTACATAACCAATTGCAGTACGATGTACAACTGGTTGTATCACTGGATAAGCTCTTGATGGAGCTAAATTTTGATCAGTTGTCACTACGGCATTGTATATCTTGGGTATTTTACGTAATCCTGGATCACAATTTATAAATCCAAAACATCCGAGGACAATCCACATCTaacattgtttataaataaaataccatgttattattttttctttgtttatatattatgtattttcaaGGATTGATGATGTGATAAATAGGTAATAAATAGTTCAAGGatccataataatatttcaagttttgAGTACACA is drawn from Aphidius gifuensis isolate YNYX2018 linkage group LG3, ASM1490517v1, whole genome shotgun sequence and contains these coding sequences:
- the LOC122851710 gene encoding uncharacterized protein LOC122851710 isoform X1 — translated: MEKRLESLLERSQFPKFMNDPYGYNNTSNDTKDKFKPEITLEHRIEFEPQETTTATPDFSDNQMLNETINSTGKQYPNKFQVLFDLWLLDSGNGDNMGKVDWNNLSMSEIPEIIYDDYTLVQKKQTILNTFNVLSKFIEQYVSTDQPGSGSLLRFFNGSTTMQDLVMIANVTDFIQLNGTTDETTSITNSDQKEMEKHGQKVFRKIYTYTEEEITTQ
- the LOC122851710 gene encoding uncharacterized protein LOC122851710 isoform X2, which encodes MEKRLESLLERSQFPKFMNDPYGYNNTSNDTKDKFKPEITLEHRIEFEPQETTTATGKQYPNKFQVLFDLWLLDSGNGDNMGKVDWNNLSMSEIPEIIYDDYTLVQKKQTILNTFNVLSKFIEQYVSTDQPGSGSLLRFFNGSTTMQDLVMIANVTDFIQLNGTTDETTSITNSDQKEMEKHGQKVFRKIYTYTEEEITTQ
- the LOC122851706 gene encoding myb-like protein AA, producing the protein MALPLMWIVLGCFGFINCDPGLRKIPKIYNAVVTTDQNLAPSRAYPVIQPVVHRTAIGYVPPFYYSPINPSYEPTYTTYGGYGNPFPGPESPPQPRAVQTQFVTDNPNAEKIDIQQQDASSLSPSSSEEEKVSNEQNQSTSNDNTDNNNKESINDDVKVECKNKPNNIEEKKTKKEQIPLNFYPNYRSTYYDPYYYGYNPYQQMPSVFTSPGNYYVDYHQQRNTIYPEQMAIEQQPFLDDASLSSRNYGDNVNKQKNNHVIQAQQKHDKIPDVPPPPVPTSQAYKKS